Within the Solibacillus silvestris genome, the region CGACGTACGTAGCCAACTTGTAAAATCTTTTTCGATTCTTTTACCGCTGCTTCAACTGCATAGGCTTCATCAAGTGTTAAACTTAATGGTTTTTCAAGTAGAACATGCTTGTTTTGTTGGAGTGCCTGTATTGCAATTTCGGCATGGGAATTATTCCATGTGCAAATACTGATTGCATCAATTTCCTCGTTCGCAAGGAACTCACTCACTTTTAAATATAAATTGTTTACAAAGTATTTTTTTCCTAACGCATGTAGTCTTCGTTCATTACTATCACAAATTGCAACAATCTCTACATTGGGATTATCGAAATAAGGTTTCAAATGGTACTCGGAAATAGATCCTCCTCCAATTACACCAACCTTTAACATGTTAATTCCCTCCCGAATATTCAATGATGGCGGTCAATGCCTCACTGCTCTCTAATATGTCATACACACCGGCTGAATCTTCAAAAGGAATTTCCAGTTGGACAAAGTCCGAAACATCGATCGTCTTTCGTTCCAATAAACGTATATAGGCTGCCAGATTGCGTCCTTCCGTCCAGCGAACATAATGATACGGGTAATCAATTGCCTCTTTTTCATAGCGAACATCATAACGACCTGGTCCCCCAGCTCTTGAAATCGTAATGACCGCTTCTTTTATGAACAATTGCTCTCGATTAAATTGCGGTTCTACATCACCGACAATAACAATTCTCCCTTGCTTACGAACCCATTCAAGGCTACGGGAAGTTGTTTCAGAATGTTTGCCACCAGCACATAAGAGAACAGCATCTACACCATGCCCGTTTGTAAAATTCATAATATGCTGTTCCATTTTGGTTAAATCCGAAAATATCTCGAGGCCCGGTGTATCTTTCAGCATTACAGCTCTTTTTGCATTGGGCTCATAGCAGATGACCTCATAGCTTGCAGCAGCACAAATCTTTGCAATCATTTGTCCAAGTACACCTAACCCGATAACTACTACCGACTCACCAAACTGTAACTGTCCTTGGCGTATAGCATGAATGGCAATCGTACCGTGTGCTGCGAATGCGGCGTGCTTTGGCAAAACTTCTGCGGAACATTTAGCTACTAATGGTTCAGGTACAACAAGCTGCTCCATATGCCCAACATAAGGTGCACCATAGCAAGCAACCATATCACCTACTTGAACAGATTTAACACTTTGACCAACTTTCTTTACTTTACCAACGGCGCTATAGCCAAGCTGACGTACACCTTGTTTGCTTCCTTCAATTAATAACCGTTCAGTTCCTGGTGAAACAGCAGTATAATGGGTCTCTACCAATACTCCTGCCTCAAAAAGCTCAGGTTGTTCGATTTCAGCTATTTTCACGACTCCATCATGTGCTTGTAAAGCTTTCACTTTTCTCACCTGATTTCCATTTTGCTAAATTCTGTCTAACAAATGCATCATCTTGTAAATGCGGATACATTTTGTAAACACGAGTTATTTCTTCCGCTTGCCCTTCACTTAATATTTCATGGTCTGCCAGACACCAGTTTCCTTTTAACAACCCTTGTCTCGTCAATACTTCATTGATACCTGCAATGCTCCCTTTAAAGGCATGTGCCGGGTCAAAGAAAGCCGCATTCGCATCCGTCACTTCAATGGCTCTTGTTAACCAGCTTGCATCAATTTGCGCTTTATCCCGAATTGCCTTGATCTCATCAAAATATTGAACTGCTGTTTTTGCCCATACTGACCAATGCCCTAACAGGCCGCCAACTATTTTCTTTTTAACGGTTTTGCCATTGATAGTAAATGCATATTCAGTTAATAGATCAATAATGATATTATCGTCATTTCCTGTATAAAGAGCGATTTCATCATGGCGTTCGCTATTGCATACTGCCCGAACAACATCTAATGTTTGATAGCGATTAAAAGGCGCCATTTTGATCGCTAATACATTTTCTATATTGGCAAGTTCATACCAAAACTGATAGGTGAATACACGCCCGCCAACTGATGGCTGTAAATAGAAACCAACTACAGGAATGATTTTGGCAACTTCTCTCGTACGTTCTAATAACTGCGCTTCTGATAATTGCTGCAGTCCTCCCATACTTAGTAATGCTAAATCATAGCCCAGCGTTTTTAAAACTGTCGCTTCATTTTTTGCCTGTTCTACCGGACCACAAACACCTCCTATTTTTATGAAGGATTCAGGTACATTTGCTTTTTTCATCTCATCTATGGCAATTAATAGAACACGCTCATACAAGTTGTATTGCGGATCGCGAATTTCAAATTGTGTCGTATGAACACCAACAGCTAACCCCCCGACACCCGCATCAATATAATATTTCGTCAAGGCACGCTGACTTATCTCATCCAATGTTTTGTCTTCGTTTAACGCCAATGGATGTGCCGGAATAAATGCACCGTCAAACAATGCCTTTTTTACCGCTTCATTCATTTAAAACGCCCCTTTTCTCTCTTGGAAATGCGTTGGTTTATTTAATGTTGCACCATCTAATTCCACCCAATTTGCAACCATATCAAGCATTTGCTCAACGGATACACGGGGATAGCCGAATAATTTATGGGCATGTGCCGCTGTATTTAATAATGCTGTTTCCTGTTCGACCCCTATAATAATTGCTTCCTTATTAAAGCGTTTTGCAAACTCCTTCGCCAGCCAGCGAACAGATAAGGTTTCCGGTCCCGTTACATTCAGTATTTTTACTGGCGAGTCACAATGTAATAGCGAGCGAATCGCGTATTCGTTTGCATCCCCTTGCCAGATTACATTGACACTGCCCATCGTGACATCAACCGGCTCATTATTGTAGACAGATTTTGCAATTTCCAATAACACACCATATCGTAAATCAATTGCATAATTCAAACGGAACATGAGCATTTTTGTTTGAAAACGATTGGAGAAATTGGTGAAAATACGTTCTCTTCCTAATGTGGACATTGCATATTCTCCAACCGGAATAGGAGTCACATCTTCTCCGCAATTTCCTGCCGTTACAGGAGTAAATGGATAAATGTTACCAGAAGAAAATACAACAATATTTGAGTTTTTAAATTTATCCGCCACACGGCCAGGTACGTATGTATTCATCGCCCATGTGAAATGTTCGTTATTAACTGTACCGAATTTATTGCCAGCCATAAAAATGATATTCGGAATATCCGGCAACTGAGCAAGTTGCTCTTCATCCAGTAAGTCACAAGTAATTGTTTCAATTCCAGCCGACTCTAGTTGTTCTTTCATGTCTTTATTTGAAAATCTGGCGACACCGATGATTCGTTTCTCAATCCCTGCTTCTTCAGCAGCGCGCTTCGCCATTTTTGCTAAAGTAGGACCCATTTTACCTGCAATCCCTAAAATTAAAATGTCACCATCTATTTTCTGTATATCCTCTACTAATGCGGCGGACGGTTTTGTCATAAATTCTTCTAATTGTAATACCGTTTCCATAGCGGTCACCCCTTTGTAATTTGAATATTCTAAAATTTTCCTGTAAAATTATATTAATATGGATTTTTTGGGAGGCACAGTCATTATGAATCAAGCAATTCCGTATACCTCACAAAGTATGATAGGGATTATTGTTCCTGGTATTTTGCAGGATACAATTAAAGACGCATTACGTGGATTCCCTAATATCCAGCCACACTATTTTTTAACACAAGACTTTATAATGACGGATGAGTTACAGCAATTTATATACGAATATGAAATGCTTGTCGCTGCAGATCCTTATATTTTTCAGCAATTAAAGTTATATGATTCTTCTTTGCAACTTTATCAAATTAATAGTAGAGCGCTTCAGCTTTACGAATTACTGTTAACCCATAAATTACAAAATGAACAGAAAGATTACTGTTTTGACTTGCTGCAACAAAGTACCATTTTGTCGATTACACATCAATTACAGCATAAAATTGATTTTGTGTTTTCTGTTGGCGAAACAGTTGAAGCCATATTAGATAATCATATGAGACATGCTAAACTTGGCTACTACCCTGTAACTACGATTGCATCTGTCTATGAATTATTATGTGAGCACAATATCGAATGTCGCTATTTAATTCCGACAAAGCAAGAATTGATTGTTGCTTTCGAAAGGGTCCTATTGGCTTCTAAAGGGCGACAAAACAAAGAAAGCCAGATTGTATATGGTTTAATTCAATTTGAATCAATCGTTAAACAAGAACAGTCTAAAGTGGAGCAAATACTGCAGCAGTTCACACAGCAAATGGATGGTCATTTAATCATGTTGAATCCATTACAATATAGTTTTATTACGACACGTGGACAATTTGAGCGTGAAACTTTAGGATACAAACATTTGCCGCTGCTTTCCCGCTTTACGGAAGAGCTGCATATCAATTGCACAATCGGTGTCGGTTTTGGGATCAATGCAAATGATTCCGGACGTCATGCAAAACAAGCTCTCTACCAGGCAAATGAAAACGGACCAAACCTTTGTTATATCGTGCGTGAAGACAATAGTGTAATCGGTCCGATCGATACGACCGTTTTTATTAACTATGAACAGTACCCGCTGGTCATAACGGATTTAAGATTATTGGAGCGGGCCGAAAAAGCCGGTATGTCTGCTTCCTATATATCCAAATTAATGGGTCGTATTATGAAGCACCAAAAATTTATTTATACGGCTGAAGAACTTGCTCAAACACTGAACATTACGTTACGTAGTGCAAATCGGATCCTACTAAAATGGCTAGATGCAGGACTTGTTGATATTATCGGCGAGGAAAAGGTAGCCCACCGCGGTCGTCCTAAACGCATCTACTATATCCAGTTTTTAGAAGATATTAAAAATCAGTGATTTTTGCTTGCAACATACTTTATTTGTTCTAATAGTTTAATTGTTTGCAATGTGTCTGTTTGATCAATGGCACTTTTTCTTTCTATAAAAAATTGCACTATCGCATCAATCAGGTGATCATAAAAACGAATATCTCCTTCAGCAATTTCAAACCATTCACTTTGCTGCTGTGTATGTGCTACAAACTGAAAACTTTGATGATGCTGTAAGTAACCGCGAATTGTAGATACTGTCCCGTCTTGAAATGTTAACGTAATAAAGTGTTGCTGATTATTAAAAGTAACAGCTATGTCTTTGACAGAAGTTCCTTTTAACGCACTGATCATTTCCACTGCATGTATTCCATAGTAGGAATAGTCGAATTCCTGCAGCATCGGCAGAGGGGTTATAATGTCCACTGCCTCGATGCTTTTATGAGATTTTGCCAGTTGAATTTCTTCAGCAAAGCGTAATGCTGAGCAGCTCATCAAAGGTATTCCCTTTTCATTGGCAAGCTCTATAATAGAACTCGCCTGCTCATAATTTTGTGCCAGTGGTTTATCGATAAATATAGGTTTATCAGATGGAGACAATTCTGCAAATTGCTCGAAATGCTGTGAGGCATCAACCGATGTAATGATAAACGCATCACAAATGTTTGCCAGTTCCTGTAGTGTAGTAATAAAAGGTATTCCATTTTTACGTAACTCCCCTGAAACTCGGTCAATTCGGTTTCTGCTTAATTCAATTGAAGATCCTCCGCGATAAGCGAATAGCTCATGACCTTTTTTCTTCAGCCTTTCACTAAACGCTAATGCATGAGTTGAATCTGTTCCGATCATACCTATTTTCATAGAATCCCCCTATTTAATACCTGACATTGTAATCCCTTCTGTAAAATAACGTTGGAAGAAAATAAATATTAAAAATGTCGGTATAAATGAAATTGTTGCTCCTGCCATTTCGACACCGAAGTTCCCTTCTTTTCCAAGCATCGAGGCAAGACCAACTGTAACAGGGAACATCTTTTCATTTGTTAAATAAATTAATGGCTGGAATAAGTCATTCCAATTTGAAATAAAAGCAAAAGTTCCTACTGTCGCAATTACCGGAAATGACAGCGGCAAGATAATCTTGAAGAAGATTTGCCAGTCATTTGCACCGTCAATATAAGCGGCCTCTTCCAAATCTTTCGGTATCCCCTGTAAAAATTGTCGTACTAAAAATACCCCCATAATTGCCCATAATTCCGGTACAATCAATGCCCAATATGTATTAATCCATCCAAAATCGGCGAACATAATATATTTGGGAATAATAAATAACTGTTGTGGAATCATGATGACTGCCATGAAAATCCAAAAAATTGCTTCTTTACCCCAAAATTGCTTTTTCGCAAATATATAACCGAGTAGTGCCGCAAACAGCATTTGTGTTATAACAGGAATGACAGTAATAACGATAGAGTTCCAAATCCACCGTATAAAAATCCCATTTGTAAAAATTGTTATATAGTTTTGGATTGATGGATTGGTCGGCAGCCAAAACAGCGGATCAATCTGTGCCTGTTTCACTTCTTTTAATGACCCGAACACCATAATGATGAATGGCATTATAAAAATGACCGCTAATATTGCTAATGCTGTATAAGAGATTACTTTTTTCATTTATCTGCTCCTTCCCGCACCAGCTTAATAATAATTTGGATCTTTCCCAATATATTTACGTTGTATTAACGAGATAATTAGAATGATAAAGAACAACACATATGATAAAACTGCTGCATAGCTTAAATTCAAGCTTGTAAATCCTTGATGGTACAAGTAATACACGATTGTTGTTGTTGAGTAGTTCGGTCCCCCATTCGTTAACAAGAACGCCGAGTCGAAAATTTGGAATGAACCAATCGTTGTTGTAATCGCCACGTAAAAGTGAATAGGCTTTAACATCGGAAATGTAACTTTCCAGAAGATTTTCCATGGACTAGCACCATCGATACGTGCTGCTTCATACAATTGACGGTCGATGGATTGTAAACCCGCATAATAGTAAATCATTGTTGTACCCGCTACTTTAAAAATACTTAATCCTGCCAAGACTAGAAGTGCCTGTGATGAACTAGATAAAAACAGCTGCGGGTTAAATCCGACAAAACCGATTAAATAGTTGATAAAGCCATCTTCTGTCCCACGGAACAGCCATCCCCAAATTCCTGCGATAATTACGAATGATGTAACAACAGGCAAGAAAAACAACCCTTTGAAAAACCCTGAAAATTTAACCCCTGAATTAATGATTACTGCCAAAATTAGGCCAAGTGCCATTGTCGGAACTATATAATAGATGGAAAACTTAACAGTATTCCATATTGCTTTCCAAGCGATTTCATCATCAAGTAGACTTTTCCAATGTTTTAACCCAACGAACTCTGGGTCCCCGATAATTTTCCAGTCATGAAATGTTAAATAAAAACTTAAAACAAATGGGTATACTTGAAAAATGATAAAATGAATAATTACTGGAATGAGCACGACATAGACTAACAAATTTTTATTTAGCTCTCTTTTTATCCGTGCACTAAGTGATTGTTTAGAAGTTGTAGAGGTCACATGCCTCACCCTTTCTGTACTTGAAGTAATGAGAGAGTTTGATCTTCTAGACCAAACTCTCCTTTTAAATTATTTGTTAATTAACTTATCAATTGCGTCTGCCGATTTATCCGCAGCTTCCTGAGGAGATTGTTTTCCTTCTAACATTGCTTGAATTTCCGCTTGAACTAAAGGCATAATATTACGGCCTTCTGGATGAATAATACCTGGCTTCGCATATTGTGTGTACTCCGCTAACTGAGCCATGTATTGTTGTGAATCGAAAATATCCTTCGCTTCATCACGTGTCGGGATATATTGTGTAATATTATTGAATGTACGTTGGTTATCTGTGTTTGTAACATACTTCATGAACTCTGCCGCAGCTTCCGGATTTTTAGAAATCGCCGAACCTACAAACATCCCAACAGTACCGTAAGTTAACTGCTCTGCATCTTTTAATGGAGGAGCAATAACAAAGTCAAATGGCTTCTCAGCTAATAAACGGTTTACCGAAATCCCAGAACCATTTACAGCTAATAATTTTCCGCCGAAGTACAGTGAGTCATGATCAAGCGCCGTAATTGAATCTTGAGGAATCCATCCCTTTGTATACATTTCGTTAATTAATTCAAATGACTTAACTGCTTCAGGCTTGTTAATTAAGATGTTATTATCTTCATCAATTACGTTACCGCCAGCTTGCCATAAAAATGGATAAAGCGTGTTATTTAAAGAACCTCCACCTGCATATGAGAAAGCATAATAACCTGCTGCTTTTGCCTTTTCAGCTAAAGCTTTAAATTCATCCCATGTTGTCGGAAGGCTGTTTTCATCTACGCCTAATTCCGTCAAAATATTTTTGTTATAAATTAAAGACTCTGCCGTTTGTAAAATTGGCATCCCATACTGTTTGCCTTTCCAGCTTGTTGCTTCGATGGCAGTCGGTACGAAGCCGCTTAACTCTTCATCTGTAACATATTGCGATATATCTAAAATTAATTGTTGCTCTGCATATTGTGGCATCTGGTCGGGAATTACATAGAATACGTCCGGACCTTGACCAGCCGCTAAAGCTGTTAAGATTTTTTGGTCACGATTTGCCCAAGGAATTTGTTCGAAGTTTACTTTAACCCCTGTTTCTGCTTCAAAGTCCGATGCAAATGTTTTCCACATATCCCCTTCACCTGTTGAGCCGTCTGTATAAGGGTGTGCCCAAACTGTGATTTCACCTGATAATCCTGAAGACTCTTCTGTATCTGTGTTAGCGCTTCCATTATCCGAATTGGTATTCGCATCTGTCGTTGTCGTTTCATCTTCGCTACATGCAGCCATAACAACAGAAAGCACTAATACTAAAAATAGCAGTCCCAACTTTTTAAAAATTGTATTACTCATAACCCATCCCCCTTTTCATTTTCCCTCTGTATAAAAATAGCAAAATAGCTATTTTTTCCAGACTACAAAAAAACGAGGAGGAACTCAAGTCCATTAAAAGTCCTTAATTTAAATTGTACAATTTTTCAGACTTATTTAATTTATAATAATAGCAAGGGGGGGATCATTATGACATTTTGGGACGGCTTTTACAGTTTTGGTGTTAAGCTATTAAAAATAATTTACTTGAACTTTCTATGGCTGTTTTTTTCTGCGATCGGACTTTTCGCTTTCGGTCTGTTTCCAGCGACGATTGCATTATTTACGATTACAAGACAATTTCTGCTCGATATTGATAAGCCGATTACTCGAACATTTTGGGAAGTGTATAAAAATGAGTGGGTTAGAGGAAATGGGTATGCGGTGATTAGCTATATTATCGTGCTCATTTTAGCAATCGACTTTTATGCTATTTATAT harbors:
- a CDS encoding ABC transporter permease translates to MTSTTSKQSLSARIKRELNKNLLVYVVLIPVIIHFIIFQVYPFVLSFYLTFHDWKIIGDPEFVGLKHWKSLLDDEIAWKAIWNTVKFSIYYIVPTMALGLILAVIINSGVKFSGFFKGLFFLPVVTSFVIIAGIWGWLFRGTEDGFINYLIGFVGFNPQLFLSSSSQALLVLAGLSIFKVAGTTMIYYYAGLQSIDRQLYEAARIDGASPWKIFWKVTFPMLKPIHFYVAITTTIGSFQIFDSAFLLTNGGPNYSTTTIVYYLYHQGFTSLNLSYAAVLSYVLFFIILIISLIQRKYIGKDPNYY
- a CDS encoding ABC transporter substrate-binding protein, which codes for MSNTIFKKLGLLFLVLVLSVVMAACSEDETTTTDANTNSDNGSANTDTEESSGLSGEITVWAHPYTDGSTGEGDMWKTFASDFEAETGVKVNFEQIPWANRDQKILTALAAGQGPDVFYVIPDQMPQYAEQQLILDISQYVTDEELSGFVPTAIEATSWKGKQYGMPILQTAESLIYNKNILTELGVDENSLPTTWDEFKALAEKAKAAGYYAFSYAGGGSLNNTLYPFLWQAGGNVIDEDNNILINKPEAVKSFELINEMYTKGWIPQDSITALDHDSLYFGGKLLAVNGSGISVNRLLAEKPFDFVIAPPLKDAEQLTYGTVGMFVGSAISKNPEAAAEFMKYVTNTDNQRTFNNITQYIPTRDEAKDIFDSQQYMAQLAEYTQYAKPGIIHPEGRNIMPLVQAEIQAMLEGKQSPQEAADKSADAIDKLINK
- a CDS encoding epimerase, translating into METVLQLEEFMTKPSAALVEDIQKIDGDILILGIAGKMGPTLAKMAKRAAEEAGIEKRIIGVARFSNKDMKEQLESAGIETITCDLLDEEQLAQLPDIPNIIFMAGNKFGTVNNEHFTWAMNTYVPGRVADKFKNSNIVVFSSGNIYPFTPVTAGNCGEDVTPIPVGEYAMSTLGRERIFTNFSNRFQTKMLMFRLNYAIDLRYGVLLEIAKSVYNNEPVDVTMGSVNVIWQGDANEYAIRSLLHCDSPVKILNVTGPETLSVRWLAKEFAKRFNKEAIIIGVEQETALLNTAAHAHKLFGYPRVSVEQMLDMVANWVELDGATLNKPTHFQERKGAF
- a CDS encoding dehydrogenase, which encodes MKIGMIGTDSTHALAFSERLKKKGHELFAYRGGSSIELSRNRIDRVSGELRKNGIPFITTLQELANICDAFIITSVDASQHFEQFAELSPSDKPIFIDKPLAQNYEQASSIIELANEKGIPLMSCSALRFAEEIQLAKSHKSIEAVDIITPLPMLQEFDYSYYGIHAVEMISALKGTSVKDIAVTFNNQQHFITLTFQDGTVSTIRGYLQHHQSFQFVAHTQQQSEWFEIAEGDIRFYDHLIDAIVQFFIERKSAIDQTDTLQTIKLLEQIKYVASKNH
- a CDS encoding transcriptional regulator, whose amino-acid sequence is MNQAIPYTSQSMIGIIVPGILQDTIKDALRGFPNIQPHYFLTQDFIMTDELQQFIYEYEMLVAADPYIFQQLKLYDSSLQLYQINSRALQLYELLLTHKLQNEQKDYCFDLLQQSTILSITHQLQHKIDFVFSVGETVEAILDNHMRHAKLGYYPVTTIASVYELLCEHNIECRYLIPTKQELIVAFERVLLASKGRQNKESQIVYGLIQFESIVKQEQSKVEQILQQFTQQMDGHLIMLNPLQYSFITTRGQFERETLGYKHLPLLSRFTEELHINCTIGVGFGINANDSGRHAKQALYQANENGPNLCYIVREDNSVIGPIDTTVFINYEQYPLVITDLRLLERAEKAGMSASYISKLMGRIMKHQKFIYTAEELAQTLNITLRSANRILLKWLDAGLVDIIGEEKVAHRGRPKRIYYIQFLEDIKNQ
- a CDS encoding alcohol dehydrogenase, producing MKALQAHDGVVKIAEIEQPELFEAGVLVETHYTAVSPGTERLLIEGSKQGVRQLGYSAVGKVKKVGQSVKSVQVGDMVACYGAPYVGHMEQLVVPEPLVAKCSAEVLPKHAAFAAHGTIAIHAIRQGQLQFGESVVVIGLGVLGQMIAKICAAASYEVICYEPNAKRAVMLKDTPGLEIFSDLTKMEQHIMNFTNGHGVDAVLLCAGGKHSETTSRSLEWVRKQGRIVIVGDVEPQFNREQLFIKEAVITISRAGGPGRYDVRYEKEAIDYPYHYVRWTEGRNLAAYIRLLERKTIDVSDFVQLEIPFEDSAGVYDILESSEALTAIIEYSGGN
- a CDS encoding dihydrodipicolinate synthase family protein; translated protein: MNEAVKKALFDGAFIPAHPLALNEDKTLDEISQRALTKYYIDAGVGGLAVGVHTTQFEIRDPQYNLYERVLLIAIDEMKKANVPESFIKIGGVCGPVEQAKNEATVLKTLGYDLALLSMGGLQQLSEAQLLERTREVAKIIPVVGFYLQPSVGGRVFTYQFWYELANIENVLAIKMAPFNRYQTLDVVRAVCNSERHDEIALYTGNDDNIIIDLLTEYAFTINGKTVKKKIVGGLLGHWSVWAKTAVQYFDEIKAIRDKAQIDASWLTRAIEVTDANAAFFDPAHAFKGSIAGINEVLTRQGLLKGNWCLADHEILSEGQAEEITRVYKMYPHLQDDAFVRQNLAKWKSGEKSESFTST
- a CDS encoding sugar ABC transporter permease, coding for MKKVISYTALAILAVIFIMPFIIMVFGSLKEVKQAQIDPLFWLPTNPSIQNYITIFTNGIFIRWIWNSIVITVIPVITQMLFAALLGYIFAKKQFWGKEAIFWIFMAVIMIPQQLFIIPKYIMFADFGWINTYWALIVPELWAIMGVFLVRQFLQGIPKDLEEAAYIDGANDWQIFFKIILPLSFPVIATVGTFAFISNWNDLFQPLIYLTNEKMFPVTVGLASMLGKEGNFGVEMAGATISFIPTFLIFIFFQRYFTEGITMSGIK